A single region of the Eleginops maclovinus isolate JMC-PN-2008 ecotype Puerto Natales chromosome 16, JC_Emac_rtc_rv5, whole genome shotgun sequence genome encodes:
- the LOC134877519 gene encoding cytosolic phospholipase A2 gamma-like — protein MQTGYTSLSVSVIYLWLLILVELAKAEQNMEGNTTASQKPIRQSRFLCSGEQEYVHKRKKVVLESLSSLGINCSEDSVPHITLLASGGGQRAAVGLVGSLYQMAKDDLLDTVLYLGGVSGSTWSMSTIYSDPQWSISMDAAVSQLSGPGVELQEALAWLGERAKEEHFSLTDIWGVLTSAGIMKQMDLRRLSDEASRNATNPYPIYSATEKYCFSNGPIEGKWFEVSPHEAGFTELGLFIETSLLGSKFEGGELLERKPEMDMVKLQGVLGCALAHEDAIKDFLPPWLNVPGQVDGAAEEYMRVYHALVTVVAMTRSTVKDPTALSDLDNLQKILEEMFNDSQSAWQVSKSSEERKSLAQQLSLKLLNEVEIWSQGLEEGAFKTHVSLLISQVLPKIMKWEWGTTENFLYQYQDSTVPPCLVTKDRINLIDAGLVINVAYPPFLGNKRDIDLIIAPEYSAGNIFETLTFARDYAAEVNKSFPEIDDKVLEEREWPKDCYVFEGNETELSIIYMPLFNRNNCKDAEEVKARMDEFSTFQRPFSQDKIEFVLETAKANMKNNKHILLREINKAVLRRQNKRKSFLPACPLV, from the exons ATGCAGACTGGATATACAAGTTTGTCTGTTTCAGTGATATACTTGTGGCTTTTGATTTTAGTTGAACTTGCAAAAGCAGAGCAGAACATGGAGGGGAACACAACCGCTTCTCAG AAACCCATCCGTCAGTCCCGGTTTCTTTGTTCTGGTGAACAGGAGTATGTTCACAAGAGAAAAAAGGTTGTTCTGGAGTCACTCAGCAGCCTAGGAATCAACTGTAGTGAA GATTCGGTTCCCCACATCACTCTGTTGGCATCAGGTGGGGGTCAGAGGGCAGCTGTGGGTCTGGTGGGGTCCCTCTATCAGATGGCAAAGGACGATCTGTTGGACACTGTGCTTTACCTTGGAGGAGTTTCTGGATCAACGTG GTCCATGTCCACCATCTACAGTGACCCACAGTGGAGCATCAGCATGGACGCAGCAGTGTCCCAGCTGTCAGGTCCCGgggtggagctgcaggaggctttgGCCTGGTTGGGTGAGAGGGCGAAGGAGGAGCACTTCTCCCTCACTGATATCTGGGGAGTCTTAACTTCTGCTGGGATCATGAAACAG ATGGACTTACGGCGTCTTTCAGATGAGGCCAGCAGAAATGCCACTAACCCTTACCCCATCTACAGTGCTACAGAGAAGTACTGCTTCTCAAACGGGCCCATAGAAG GGAAATGGTTTGAGGTGAGCCCTCATGAGGCGGGTTTTACAGAATTGGGTCTCTTCATTGAAACGTCTCTCCTGGGCAGCAAATTCGAGGGAGGAGAGCTGCTGGAGCGGAAGCCAGAAATGGACATGGTCAAACTTCAAG GTGTTCTTGGTTGTGCGTTAGCTCATGAGGATGCGATCAAAGACTTCCTCCCCCCCTGGCTGAATG tgcctGGACAGGTAGATGGCGCTGCTGAAGAGTACATGCGTGTATACCACGCCCTTGTAACAGTAGTAGCCATGACCAGAAGCACCGTAAAGGATCCTACTGCTCTCTCAGACCTCGATAACCTGCAGAAAATACTAGAAG AAATGTTCAATGATAGTCAGTCAGCATGGCAAGTGTCAAAGAGttcagaggaaagaaaaagtcTTGCTCAGCAGTTGAGTCTGAAGCTGCTGAATGAGGTAGAGATCTGGAGCCAGGGTCTAGAAGAAGGAGCTTTCAAGACACATG TCTCTCTGCTTATTTCACAAGTTCTTCCCAAGATTATGAAATGGGAGTGGGGAACTACAGAAAACTTCCTCTACCAATACCAAG ATTCCACAGTTCCACCATGCCTCGTCACTAAAGACAGGATCAACCTGATAGACGCCGGGCTGGTGATCAACGTAGCCTACCCTCCATTTCTGGGAAACAAGAGAGATATAGACCTCATCATTGCACCCGAGTACAGTGCTGGAAATATATTTGAG ACACTGACCTTTGCCAGAGACTATGCAGCCGAGGTGAATAAATCTTTCCCAGAGATAGATGACAAAGTCCTTGAGGAGAGAGAATGGCCAAAAGACTGCTACGTGTTTGAGGGAAATGAGACTGAGCTCTCCATCATTTATATGCCACTCTTCAACAGAAACAACTGCAAAG ATGCAGAGGAGGTCAAAGCAAGGATGGACGAGTTCTCCACCTTCCAGCGTCCCTTCAGCCAGGACAAGATTGAGTTTGTGTTGGAGACAGCGAAAGCCAACATGAAGAACAACAAGCACATTTTGCTAAGGGAGATCAACAAGGCTGTTCTCCGCAGGCAGAACAAGAG GAAGTCTTTTTTGCCAGCATGCCCTTTAGTCTAG